The genome window GGCGGGCTTGGCGGCGTCAACCCGATCCAGATCGGCTCGGGCATGAACATCGGCTCGATCGACCAGCTCTTCACGCAGGGCACGCTCGAGTCCACCGGTCAGGACACCGACCTCGCGATCCAGGGCGACGGCCTCTTCGTGGTGAGCAACGGAGCGCGGCGCTTCTACACCCGTGCCGGCAACTTCCAGCTCGATGGCGGCGGACGCCTCATCGCGGCCAACAACGGCTTCGTGGTCCAGGGCATCAACGCCGACACGTCGGGCACCTTCTCGACCTCGTCGCGGATCAGCGGGATCGTGCTGCCGCTCGGCCAGAAGACACCAGCGCGCGCCACGTCGGTCATCGGCATCACCGGCAACCTCGATGCCGGTGCCGCTGTCGGGGCGACGCACGCGATGGGCGTGACGGTGTATGACAGCGCCGGTGCGCCGCACTCGCTCGACATCACCTTCACCAACACGGCACCTGGCGCGTGGAACTGGGCGGCAACCTGTCCGGATGCTGCCGTCACGGCAGGCTCGGGCACGGCGACGTTCAACTCCAACGGTGCGCTCTCGGCCTTCACCTATCCGGGCGGTGGCACCGCGCTGACGATCACCCCGGCGGGCGGCGGCGCGGCATTCGACGTCACTCTCGAAGCCGGGACCATCAACGACATCGACGGCCTCGCCGGTTTCGCGAACCCGTCGAACGCCGTGGTTTCGCGCCAGGACGGCTACTCGTCAGGCGACCTCGAGCACATTTCGGTCGACTCCAACGGCGTGATCACCGGCTTCTTCACCAACGGTGTCTCGCAGGCGCTGGCCCAGATCGCGCTGGCCAAGTTCAACAACCCCAGCGGCCTGCTGCGTCAGGGTGACAACATGTACGCCGAGTCGGCGAACTCCGGTCTGGCCGTGCTCGGCTTCGCTGGCAGCAGCAACAGCTCGACGATCACGCCGGGTGCGCTCGAGAACTCGAACGTCGACCTCTCGGAAGAGTTCACCTCGATGATCATCACCCAGCGTGGCTTCCAGGCCAACGCCCGGGTCATCACCACCTCGGACGAGATGCTGAACGAGCTGGTGAACCTCAAGCGTTAAGGCAGGGCGAGGGGCCATCGAGGGGCGGTCGTGGCGAGTCCACGGCCGCCCCTTGGCACATCCGGCCGCCCCCGGCAACTCTCGCCGCCGGGGCGGCAAGCTCTTCCCGGCGGCCCCAGGGCGGGCCGCCAACCCGAAATTTCCATTTCGGTTAACTCCTTGGAATAAAACAACTTACCCTCGGCGATTCGCTGTGGTACAACGGTTGCCTAAGAGGCTATCGAACAGCCGTCAGAATCGTCCGAGGAGAGTCCATGGCCGCACCAGTGACCGACCCGAATGCGCCCGTTGCCGAGGCCCCCGAAGGGGGTGGTGGCAAGAAGGCGCTCGTCCCGATCCTCATCACCGTTGCTGCTCTGCTGGTCGGGGCAGGGATTGGCGGTTTCGTGGTGGCGCCCCGGCTGAGCGGACCGGCGGCCAGTGCCGAAGGGAAGGACGCCAAGCACGAAAAGAAGGGCGGGGCGGAAGGTGCGGCGCCCAAGCTGGTCAAGCTCGAAAA of Gemmatimonadota bacterium contains these proteins:
- a CDS encoding flagellar hook protein FlgE, with the translated sequence MMRSLFAGVSGLRNHQARLDVIGNNIANVNTVAFKASRVTFKEAFAQLLQGASRPPGGLGGVNPIQIGSGMNIGSIDQLFTQGTLESTGQDTDLAIQGDGLFVVSNGARRFYTRAGNFQLDGGGRLIAANNGFVVQGINADTSGTFSTSSRISGIVLPLGQKTPARATSVIGITGNLDAGAAVGATHAMGVTVYDSAGAPHSLDITFTNTAPGAWNWAATCPDAAVTAGSGTATFNSNGALSAFTYPGGGTALTITPAGGGAAFDVTLEAGTINDIDGLAGFANPSNAVVSRQDGYSSGDLEHISVDSNGVITGFFTNGVSQALAQIALAKFNNPSGLLRQGDNMYAESANSGLAVLGFAGSSNSSTITPGALENSNVDLSEEFTSMIITQRGFQANARVITTSDEMLNELVNLKR